Proteins from a genomic interval of Deltaproteobacteria bacterium:
- a CDS encoding glycosyltransferase: MPRYPLPDIPAGDRQARRRSPVRLLFFSPHYGTVGGVRLIIDALAGAARNAGHEVGAVVDGDVLRFPGWARELRLYPFPARTRDLRRLRRFARKLPVAAARLVGAVREFAPDVVSVHGMRRFAPYAALLRRVTRVPQILNLQEAALPPGQPENPGLFRMLVRAADAVAACSEEAAAYASTVGGARRVVVVPNGYDPGELEGAGSFPHPRAYVLGVGRLEAQKGFDLLIEAVARLARPDVDLLLAGDGSARGELAALAARHGVADRVRFLGETDRAMTVALLKGAALVACPSRFEGLPLVCIEALAAGRPVVASAINGIPEVIRDGETGVLVPCDDAAALAAALARLLDRPEEATRLGACGQALVERRHPWPAIAREYLALCVEVAAAHNRVAA, encoded by the coding sequence TTGCCTCGCTACCCTTTGCCCGATATACCCGCGGGCGACCGGCAGGCGCGCCGGCGCTCCCCCGTGAGATTGCTCTTCTTCAGCCCGCATTACGGCACGGTCGGCGGCGTCCGGCTGATCATCGACGCCCTGGCCGGGGCGGCGCGCAACGCCGGGCACGAGGTAGGCGCGGTGGTCGACGGTGACGTCTTGCGCTTCCCCGGGTGGGCGCGTGAGCTTCGCCTCTACCCCTTCCCCGCCCGGACGCGCGACCTCCGCCGCCTACGCCGCTTCGCCCGCAAGCTGCCGGTGGCGGCGGCGCGTCTCGTGGGCGCTGTCCGCGAGTTCGCGCCCGACGTGGTCAGCGTGCACGGCATGCGGCGGTTCGCCCCCTACGCCGCGCTCCTGCGGCGCGTGACCCGCGTCCCTCAGATCCTGAACCTCCAGGAGGCGGCGCTGCCGCCCGGGCAGCCGGAGAACCCGGGCCTCTTCCGCATGCTCGTGCGCGCGGCCGACGCGGTGGCCGCCTGCTCTGAGGAAGCGGCCGCCTACGCGAGCACGGTGGGCGGCGCACGGCGAGTGGTCGTGGTGCCGAACGGCTACGACCCTGGGGAGTTGGAGGGCGCCGGGTCGTTCCCGCACCCCCGCGCCTACGTGCTCGGCGTCGGCCGCCTCGAGGCGCAGAAGGGGTTCGACCTGCTGATCGAGGCCGTGGCCCGCCTCGCGCGGCCGGACGTCGACCTCCTCCTCGCGGGCGACGGCAGCGCGCGCGGCGAGCTCGCGGCGCTCGCGGCGCGCCACGGCGTGGCCGACCGGGTGCGCTTCCTCGGAGAGACCGACCGGGCGATGACGGTCGCCCTCCTCAAGGGCGCCGCGCTCGTCGCCTGCCCGTCACGCTTCGAGGGGTTGCCGCTCGTCTGCATCGAGGCCCTGGCCGCCGGGCGCCCGGTGGTGGCGAGCGCCATCAACGGCATCCCGGAGGTGATCCGGGACGGTGAGACGGGCGTGCTCGTGCCGTGCGACGACGCCGCCGCCCTCGCCGCTGCGCTCGCGCGCCTGCTCGACCGCCCCGAAGAGGCGACGCGGCTCGGCGCCTGCGGCCAGGCGCTCGTCGAGCGCCGCCATCCGTGGCCAGCGATCGCCCGCGAGTATCTTGCGCTCTGCGTCGAGGTGGCGGCGGCGCACAACCGGGTCGCGGCATGA
- a CDS encoding type II toxin-antitoxin system PemK/MazF family toxin has product MVMRQGEVYWLRFAGKGSEPRGRRPAVVVQHDRFNRSAIRTAVVAAVTSNLRLAAMPGNVQLRKGEAGLPRPSVVNVSQVLTIDRARLTDCVGSLGSERLRDVLRGLALLFFIEPGEP; this is encoded by the coding sequence CTGGTGATGCGCCAGGGCGAGGTCTACTGGCTGCGGTTTGCCGGGAAGGGGTCGGAACCCCGCGGACGGCGGCCGGCGGTCGTCGTGCAGCACGATCGATTCAACCGCAGCGCCATCCGGACCGCCGTGGTCGCGGCCGTCACGTCCAACCTCCGCCTGGCGGCGATGCCGGGCAACGTCCAACTGCGCAAGGGTGAGGCTGGTCTCCCCCGCCCGAGCGTAGTCAACGTGAGCCAGGTCCTCACCATCGATCGAGCACGGCTGACCGACTGCGTGGGAAGCCTGGGCAGCGAACGGCTCCGCGACGTGCTCCGCGGGCTGGCGCTCCTCTTCTTCATCGAGCCGGGCGAACCTTGA
- a CDS encoding ribbon-helix-helix protein, CopG family produces MAHRKTAIAVPAEILDEVDRAARARGESRSRFITRVLRLAVRARRDAEVTRRLDALFADESLAEEQRHEADDLARHAVDWADERW; encoded by the coding sequence ATGGCCCATCGTAAGACCGCGATTGCCGTTCCCGCAGAGATCCTCGACGAGGTCGATCGGGCTGCGCGCGCGCGGGGGGAGTCGCGCAGCCGCTTCATCACTCGAGTCCTTCGCCTGGCCGTGCGGGCGCGCCGCGACGCCGAGGTCACGCGGCGTCTCGACGCCCTCTTCGCAGACGAGTCGCTGGCGGAGGAACAGCGGCACGAGGCCGACGACCTCGCCCGGCACGCGGTGGATTGGGCCGACGAGCGCTGGTGA
- a CDS encoding class I SAM-dependent methyltransferase yields MSGTSRRVRGGVKRVRWTGFARNLIVDRVAHPTPSTELEGLRGVDVITLALQSTLCQDWVRRYVPEWKTRFGDIRHKKLLEFFTTFTLLNPQPEHSFLDGAGGIHTYVSVLECRERYLQDAKVTDWLRRQVGKGVVCIEGDAGAIPLPDAHVDRVACHHSFEHFQGESDIAFLREVQRLLAPGGRCCIVPLFVATRYLEVTDALTLARKFDRRSWRVIDPTASIPGGSWCGNYARIYDVTAVRERLLANIDRDLFRVTIAQVTLDGEEVPDLALTCHRHVTAINRPYRALLIERRA; encoded by the coding sequence CTGTCAGGCACGAGTAGAAGAGTGCGCGGGGGCGTGAAGCGCGTTCGCTGGACAGGGTTCGCTCGCAATCTGATCGTTGACCGAGTGGCACACCCCACTCCGTCAACAGAGCTGGAAGGGTTGCGAGGTGTGGACGTGATCACCCTCGCCCTACAGTCGACGCTCTGCCAGGACTGGGTCCGTCGGTACGTGCCGGAATGGAAGACCCGTTTCGGAGACATCCGGCACAAGAAGCTGCTCGAGTTCTTCACCACGTTCACGCTGTTGAACCCGCAGCCGGAGCATTCCTTCCTCGACGGGGCGGGTGGAATCCATACCTATGTGAGCGTGCTCGAGTGCCGGGAGCGATACCTCCAGGATGCGAAGGTTACCGACTGGCTCCGACGGCAGGTCGGGAAGGGGGTGGTGTGCATCGAGGGCGACGCCGGAGCGATTCCGCTACCGGACGCTCATGTTGACCGTGTCGCCTGTCATCACTCCTTCGAGCACTTCCAGGGAGAGTCCGACATCGCCTTCCTCCGCGAGGTGCAGCGGTTGCTCGCGCCGGGCGGTCGTTGCTGCATCGTCCCGCTCTTTGTCGCGACGCGATACCTGGAGGTGACCGATGCCCTCACGCTCGCCCGCAAGTTCGATCGCCGATCGTGGCGGGTGATCGACCCGACGGCATCCATCCCGGGCGGGAGTTGGTGTGGCAACTATGCCCGCATCTATGACGTCACGGCGGTGCGCGAGCGATTGCTTGCGAACATCGACCGAGACCTGTTCCGCGTGACGATCGCGCAGGTGACGTTGGACGGCGAGGAGGTTCCCGACTTGGCGCTCACCTGCCACCGCCACGTGACCGCCATCAACCGGCCCTATCGGGCGCTGCTGATCGAGCGCCGCGCATAG
- a CDS encoding glycosyltransferase family 9 protein: protein MLWLRPEWGYGDHLMLTAILAGLKAEHPTLRIRLAAAHPEIFWHNPHVEEVLSVHRLGRKHPERLARYLEVVRRPPEARYLQVSGHLLDDMYDCIGIPLKERPRQPYIYLTWRELRFRGREVEALPRPRIAIAAHGAPDVKLPNKVYPAPQWLELVPLLARLGGSVLQIGTRTEGSLIAGARDYRDLGYRHTASLLKRCDLLVTHVGGIMHLGTAVRVPTVVLYGAAEHPEVSGYPWNLNLYTPIECGPCWMREPCSHHSCMRRLTPQLVLEEVEAVLAGASLGSRDILPPAAPQTA, encoded by the coding sequence GTGTTGTGGCTTCGCCCCGAGTGGGGGTACGGCGATCACCTCATGCTGACCGCCATTCTCGCAGGCCTCAAGGCGGAGCACCCGACGCTGCGAATCCGGCTTGCGGCCGCCCACCCCGAGATATTCTGGCACAACCCCCACGTGGAGGAGGTGCTGAGCGTGCACCGCCTCGGGCGGAAGCATCCCGAGCGCCTGGCGCGGTACCTCGAGGTGGTGCGCCGCCCGCCCGAGGCCCGATACCTCCAGGTCTCGGGACATCTGCTCGACGATATGTATGACTGCATCGGCATCCCGCTGAAGGAGCGTCCGCGCCAGCCGTACATCTACCTGACCTGGCGGGAGCTGCGCTTCCGCGGACGCGAGGTCGAGGCCCTGCCCCGCCCCCGCATCGCGATCGCGGCGCACGGCGCGCCGGACGTGAAGCTCCCCAACAAGGTCTATCCGGCCCCTCAGTGGCTGGAACTCGTGCCGTTGCTGGCACGCCTGGGCGGCAGCGTGCTCCAGATCGGGACCCGGACGGAGGGATCGCTGATCGCAGGCGCGCGCGACTACCGCGACCTGGGATACCGTCACACCGCCAGCCTGCTCAAGCGCTGCGACCTGCTCGTCACCCATGTGGGCGGCATCATGCATCTCGGGACCGCGGTCCGGGTTCCGACCGTCGTGCTGTACGGCGCCGCGGAGCACCCGGAGGTCAGCGGCTACCCGTGGAACCTGAACCTCTACACCCCGATCGAGTGTGGCCCCTGTTGGATGCGGGAGCCCTGCTCGCACCACTCCTGCATGCGTCGGCTGACGCCGCAGCTGGTCCTGGAGGAGGTGGAGGCGGTCCTCGCCGGCGCCTCGCTCGGTAGCCGCGACATCCTCCCGCCAGCCGCGCCCCAGACCGCGTAG
- a CDS encoding glycosyltransferase family 4 protein, protein MRIALFCPSYGQVGGIEEKARILVEVFRARGHAVTVLARGEPATSRSDGDVPVVRHEYHQMPRRARHVARQLRFLRDLPRATRALRRAVTDAASEAVLTLAITSYAPYASALAAATPLVLSLEGGEPGGRFTANPRTLRSALRRATRVVACARSLAGSAQALAPEVADRLTVIPNGVEPELFADGPAHTHPRPYVAAVGRLVPQKGFDVLLEAFAHLGASELDLLIAGDGPERPRLEAMRERLELGARVHLLGALDRATVARLYRGARLVACPSRWEGMPLVCLEAMASGRAVVASRVDGIPDAVSDGQTGLLVPPEDPVALAAALRALLEDAPRRDRLGARGRALVCAELTWASVAERYLTVLADAAALR, encoded by the coding sequence GTGCGGATCGCCCTCTTCTGCCCGAGCTACGGCCAGGTCGGGGGCATCGAGGAGAAGGCGCGCATTCTGGTCGAGGTGTTCCGCGCGCGCGGCCACGCTGTGACCGTCCTGGCGCGCGGAGAGCCTGCGACCTCCAGAAGCGACGGCGACGTGCCGGTCGTGCGCCACGAATACCACCAGATGCCGCGCCGGGCCCGGCACGTGGCGCGCCAGCTGCGCTTCCTGCGTGACCTGCCGCGCGCGACCCGGGCCCTGCGCCGGGCGGTGACGGACGCGGCGAGCGAGGCGGTGCTGACCCTCGCCATCACCTCCTACGCGCCGTACGCGAGCGCGCTCGCCGCCGCCACCCCACTCGTCCTCAGCCTCGAGGGGGGCGAGCCAGGCGGCCGCTTCACGGCCAACCCGCGCACGCTCCGCTCGGCGCTGCGGCGGGCTACGCGCGTGGTCGCCTGTGCGCGCTCGCTCGCCGGTTCTGCGCAGGCGCTCGCTCCGGAGGTCGCGGATCGGCTGACCGTCATCCCGAACGGGGTCGAGCCCGAGCTGTTCGCGGACGGCCCCGCCCACACGCATCCCCGCCCCTACGTCGCCGCGGTCGGTCGGCTGGTCCCCCAGAAGGGCTTCGACGTGCTGCTCGAGGCGTTCGCCCACCTGGGAGCGTCGGAGCTCGATCTCCTCATCGCCGGTGACGGGCCGGAGCGCCCGCGCCTCGAAGCGATGCGGGAGCGGCTGGAGCTGGGCGCGCGGGTGCACCTGCTCGGGGCCCTGGACCGCGCCACGGTGGCGCGGCTCTACCGTGGCGCCCGGTTGGTGGCCTGCCCCTCGCGCTGGGAGGGGATGCCGCTCGTCTGCCTGGAGGCGATGGCGAGCGGGCGCGCCGTGGTGGCGAGCCGGGTGGATGGAATCCCGGACGCGGTCAGCGACGGCCAGACCGGTCTCCTCGTGCCGCCCGAGGATCCGGTCGCGCTGGCCGCCGCTCTTCGCGCCCTGCTCGAGGACGCACCGCGGCGCGACCGTCTCGGCGCGCGCGGCCGCGCGCTCGTGTGCGCGGAGCTCACCTGGGCAAGCGTCGCCGAGCGCTACCTGACCGTGCTCGCCGACGCCGCGGCGTTGCGCTAG
- a CDS encoding deoxyguanosinetriphosphate triphosphohydrolase, producing MPTRSELEAREAAALAPYAMRSRDSRGRRHPEPEHPLRMAFQRDRDRIIHSTAFRRLEYKTQVFVNHEGDYYRTRLTHTMEAAQVTRTLARALGLNEDLAEAVALAHDLGHTPFGHAGERTLDRLMKPHGGFDHNSQSLRIVDVLEERYPAFRGLNLSWEVREGIVKHSTRYDRPQVREFDPELAPSLEAQIVDFADEIAYNAHDIDDGLKSNMLDPEDLARTRLWSEATAEVAPEAPLHVRHYQAVRRVIDRLVSDLCAAVLARLRQLGVETLADVRRVKPRLVEYSPEMGERNQELKVFLYDRLYTHYRVTRMTQKADRIMSALFEVYMQEPKQLPPHVTERAREEGPSIPRAIADYIAGMTDRFALQEYKKLFDPEERV from the coding sequence ATGCCCACCCGCAGCGAGCTCGAGGCGCGCGAGGCGGCCGCCCTCGCGCCTTACGCCATGCGCAGCCGTGACTCGCGCGGCCGCCGCCATCCCGAGCCCGAGCACCCCCTCCGCATGGCCTTCCAGCGCGACCGTGACCGCATCATCCACTCCACGGCCTTCCGCCGCCTCGAGTACAAGACGCAGGTGTTCGTGAACCACGAGGGCGACTACTACCGGACGCGGCTCACGCACACGATGGAGGCCGCGCAGGTGACGCGCACGCTCGCCCGCGCCCTCGGGCTCAACGAGGATCTGGCCGAGGCGGTCGCGCTCGCGCACGACCTCGGGCACACGCCCTTCGGCCATGCCGGCGAGCGCACGCTCGACCGCCTCATGAAGCCCCACGGGGGCTTCGACCACAACTCGCAGAGCCTCCGCATCGTGGACGTGCTCGAGGAGCGCTACCCGGCCTTCCGCGGGCTCAACCTCTCGTGGGAGGTGCGCGAGGGCATCGTCAAGCACTCGACGCGCTACGACCGCCCGCAGGTACGCGAGTTCGACCCCGAGCTGGCGCCCAGCCTGGAGGCCCAGATCGTCGACTTCGCCGACGAGATCGCCTACAACGCGCACGACATCGACGACGGGCTCAAGTCGAACATGCTCGACCCCGAGGACCTGGCGCGCACGCGCCTGTGGAGCGAGGCGACGGCCGAGGTCGCGCCGGAGGCCCCGCTCCACGTGCGCCACTACCAGGCGGTGCGGCGCGTGATCGACCGCCTGGTGAGCGATCTCTGCGCAGCGGTCCTGGCCCGCCTGCGCCAGCTCGGCGTCGAGACACTCGCCGACGTGCGCCGCGTGAAGCCGCGCCTGGTCGAGTACTCGCCCGAGATGGGCGAGCGCAACCAGGAGCTGAAGGTGTTTCTCTACGACCGGCTCTACACGCACTACCGCGTGACGCGCATGACGCAGAAGGCCGACCGCATCATGAGCGCGCTCTTCGAGGTCTACATGCAGGAGCCGAAGCAGCTGCCGCCGCACGTGACCGAGCGGGCACGGGAAGAGGGCCCGTCGATCCCGCGGGCGATCGCCGACTACATCGCCGGGATGACCGACCGTTTCGCGCTCCAGGAGTACAAGAAGCTGTTCGATCCGGAGGAGCGGGTTTGA